One genomic region from Vanessa tameamea isolate UH-Manoa-2023 chromosome 14, ilVanTame1 primary haplotype, whole genome shotgun sequence encodes:
- the LOC113398670 gene encoding protein sidekick-1-like isoform X1: MTTKMLLSLFLHCFYVTTASMPGGLGILPGVSGGGETRAERPYFDDVSPRNVSTVVGQSAVLRCRAKHIGNRTVSWMRKRDLHILTSHIFTYTGDARFSVLHPEPSDDWDLKIDYVQPRDAGVYECQINTEPKINMAVVLNVEDESYTPAPQPPVRSSAAAATIWGSQDVYVKKGSTISLTCSVNVHSSPPSSASVLWYHGNAVVDFDSPRGGISLETEKTEGGTTSKLLVTKAALTDSGNYTCVPNNAHPASVSVHVLNGEHPAAMQTSNRASSYLTSQLSCAAFTYLLSSMACR, translated from the exons GTTTAGGCATCTTGCCAGGTGTAAGTGGGGGAGGGGAGACACGGGCGGAGCGGCCGTACTTCGACGACGTGTCTCCTCGTAACGTGTCGACGGTCGTCGGTCAATCAGCTGTTCTCAGATGCCGCGCAAAACATATAGGAAATAGAACA GTATCTTGGATGAGAAAAAGAGATCTCCATATACTGACGTCTCACATCTTCACCTACACGGGAGATGCGAGGTTCAGCGTGCTACATCCCGAACCATCAGACGACTGGGATTTGAAGATAGATTACGTTCAGCCACGTGATGCGGGCGTTTACGAATGTCAGATCAATACTGAACCGAAAATCAACATGGCAGTTGTCCTAAACGTTGAAG ATGAGTCCTACACCCCCGCGCCTCAGCCACCGGTCCGATCCTCAG CTGCGGCAGCAACCATCTGGGGCTCTCAGGATGTGTACGTGAAGAAAGGTAGTACGATATCTTTGACGTGCTCAGTGAATGTTCACTCGTCGCCACCCTCAAGTGCTTCTGTTTTATG GTACCATGGCAACGCAGTTGTTGACTTCGACTCTCCACGCGGTGGTATCAGTTTGGAAACAGAGAAGACGGAGGGAGGTACCACTAGCAAACTCCTGGTCACAAAAGCCGCTCTAACAGATTCCGGCAATTACACTTGCGTGCCTAACAATGCGCATCCCGCTTCCGTCTCCGTTCATGTACTTAATG GGGAACATCCGGCCGCCATGCAAACAAGTAATCGCGCGTCATCGTATCTCACTTCTCAGTTGAGCTGCGCGGCTTTTACATACCTCCTCTCATCTATGGCCTGCAGATGA
- the LOC113398670 gene encoding T-lymphocyte activation antigen CD86-like isoform X2: MTTKMLLSLFLHCFYVTTASMPGGLGILPGVSGGGETRAERPYFDDVSPRNVSTVVGQSAVLRCRAKHIGNRTVSWMRKRDLHILTSHIFTYTGDARFSVLHPEPSDDWDLKIDYVQPRDAGVYECQINTEPKINMAVVLNVEAAAATIWGSQDVYVKKGSTISLTCSVNVHSSPPSSASVLWYHGNAVVDFDSPRGGISLETEKTEGGTTSKLLVTKAALTDSGNYTCVPNNAHPASVSVHVLNGEHPAAMQTSNRASSYLTSQLSCAAFTYLLSSMACR; this comes from the exons GTTTAGGCATCTTGCCAGGTGTAAGTGGGGGAGGGGAGACACGGGCGGAGCGGCCGTACTTCGACGACGTGTCTCCTCGTAACGTGTCGACGGTCGTCGGTCAATCAGCTGTTCTCAGATGCCGCGCAAAACATATAGGAAATAGAACA GTATCTTGGATGAGAAAAAGAGATCTCCATATACTGACGTCTCACATCTTCACCTACACGGGAGATGCGAGGTTCAGCGTGCTACATCCCGAACCATCAGACGACTGGGATTTGAAGATAGATTACGTTCAGCCACGTGATGCGGGCGTTTACGAATGTCAGATCAATACTGAACCGAAAATCAACATGGCAGTTGTCCTAAACGTTGAAG CTGCGGCAGCAACCATCTGGGGCTCTCAGGATGTGTACGTGAAGAAAGGTAGTACGATATCTTTGACGTGCTCAGTGAATGTTCACTCGTCGCCACCCTCAAGTGCTTCTGTTTTATG GTACCATGGCAACGCAGTTGTTGACTTCGACTCTCCACGCGGTGGTATCAGTTTGGAAACAGAGAAGACGGAGGGAGGTACCACTAGCAAACTCCTGGTCACAAAAGCCGCTCTAACAGATTCCGGCAATTACACTTGCGTGCCTAACAATGCGCATCCCGCTTCCGTCTCCGTTCATGTACTTAATG GGGAACATCCGGCCGCCATGCAAACAAGTAATCGCGCGTCATCGTATCTCACTTCTCAGTTGAGCTGCGCGGCTTTTACATACCTCCTCTCATCTATGGCCTGCAGATGA